From the genome of Segatella hominis, one region includes:
- a CDS encoding desulfoferrodoxin — translation MTKIREIYRCQICGNVVEVVNPGAVLSCCGEPMKLMKENTSDGAKEKHVPVIEPIEGGYRVTVGSVEHPMLPEHYIQWIELLTPTDVLRHELKPGEKPEAIFLTNAEAKDVVAREYCNLHGLWKGEI, via the coding sequence ATGACTAAGATTAGAGAAATCTACCGCTGCCAGATTTGCGGCAACGTGGTAGAAGTAGTAAACCCAGGAGCCGTGCTCAGTTGCTGCGGCGAGCCAATGAAGCTCATGAAGGAAAATACCAGTGATGGTGCCAAGGAGAAACATGTGCCTGTGATAGAACCTATCGAGGGCGGATATCGTGTAACGGTAGGAAGCGTAGAACATCCGATGCTTCCAGAGCATTACATCCAGTGGATAGAGTTGCTCACCCCTACAGATGTGCTTCGTCACGAGTTGAAGCCAGGCGAAAAGCCTGAAGCTATCTTCTTGACCAACGCAGAAGCCAAGGATGTTGTGGCTCGAGAATACTGCAACCTTCATGGGTTGTGGAAAGGAGAAATCTAA
- the lgt gene encoding prolipoprotein diacylglyceryl transferase — MTNLLNYIVWDPDPILAHLGPLTIRYYSTCWLIGLLLGYLLMQRLYKQQKLGDAKFEPLFLYIFFGILVGARLGHCLFYQPEYFLTQWDHFIEMLIPMHHMPDGSWKLTGYEGLASHGGVFGMFVAIWLYCRNMKVKGWVVLDNMGIVSGIAAMFIRLGNLMNSEIIGKVTDVPWAFIFVREDQYPRHPGQLYEAIAYLIIFLLILFIYKKKGPKSVGTGLYFGLCITLIFAFRFFIEYTKEIQVAFEAGLPMDMGQILSIPLILLGVWSIASSFKRAKALEEKQEK, encoded by the coding sequence ATGACAAACCTGCTTAATTATATCGTTTGGGATCCAGATCCTATTCTTGCGCATCTGGGTCCTTTGACCATCCGATATTACTCCACTTGCTGGCTTATCGGTTTACTATTGGGTTATCTGCTCATGCAGCGACTCTACAAGCAGCAGAAATTGGGCGATGCCAAGTTTGAGCCTCTCTTCCTTTATATCTTCTTCGGTATTCTGGTAGGTGCACGTCTCGGTCATTGCCTCTTCTACCAGCCTGAGTATTTCCTTACGCAATGGGATCACTTCATCGAGATGCTGATACCTATGCACCACATGCCGGATGGCAGTTGGAAACTTACAGGATATGAAGGACTGGCCAGTCATGGTGGTGTATTCGGAATGTTTGTTGCCATCTGGCTCTACTGCCGCAACATGAAGGTAAAGGGCTGGGTTGTGCTCGACAATATGGGTATTGTCTCCGGTATTGCAGCCATGTTTATCCGTCTGGGTAATCTGATGAATTCAGAGATTATCGGCAAGGTGACTGATGTGCCTTGGGCATTCATCTTTGTTCGTGAAGATCAATACCCTCGCCATCCAGGACAACTCTACGAGGCCATCGCCTACCTCATTATCTTCTTGCTCATTCTCTTCATCTATAAGAAGAAAGGTCCTAAGAGTGTGGGTACAGGCCTATATTTCGGTCTCTGTATCACCCTCATCTTCGCCTTCCGCTTCTTCATCGAATATACGAAGGAGATTCAGGTGGCATTTGAGGCTGGACTTCCTATGGATATGGGACAGATATTGAGTATCCCACTCATTCTTCTGGGAGTTTGGAGCATCGCCTCCAGTTTTAAGAGAGCAAAGGCTCTGGAAGAGAAACAAGAGAAATAG
- a CDS encoding calcineurin-like phosphoesterase C-terminal domain-containing protein: MKRKQIYIAIISLVCCALIAIGVTLHLRNQKEPQPTAVKAPDTRKKKTVAKDTIKKIKPVIKQDFNIIGTLRDTDGKGVANVIVSDGYNCVKTDSLGRYKMKRDSLARFIYYCVPADCEIPTHSATDRTACFYQPVSKKKKIYDFTLKRLPGGKEISYKMIVIGDPQVTNAYSPYYTSPTDNPIKKSDVERFTTQTMADIRQTIKSLPAGTPVYGLSMGDDVQYYGGYNAHLERQIRQALGSSEMRLFSVIGNHDQDGKALYRRKWEENFGPTDYSFDRGDEHFVCINNCFFYRGKAYYSPGELRERQMRWLKQDLALTPKDKKVVLCYHIPFTFGNAPFGKAKPLGIENEKGHYSSSRLSQLLALLHQFEGGYELFCGHTHFACNHEFRYEGEDVMEHCHAAACGNIWQSNINICGTPNGYYVYQFIGTRLTDCYYKGTFWDKNKQMTIFRAQTDFNGESYAEDWGLSKDKDKNILVANVFNADSHWRVVAIEDGKEYRMHRISSKGQDAFAAGYHHKYSESVSYRFVSKGNSYLLMNHLYYYVPKNPNARITIKASDPYGHTFTAESTEAVSEPFFNYAHYYEQENQEYKKARNSLLRDSTINRQKDSTQSNRHTNTKL, from the coding sequence ATGAAAAGAAAACAGATATATATTGCTATCATATCTCTCGTTTGCTGCGCTCTCATCGCAATCGGGGTCACCCTTCATCTGCGCAATCAGAAGGAGCCTCAGCCTACCGCTGTCAAGGCACCAGATACCCGCAAGAAGAAAACCGTGGCAAAAGATACCATCAAGAAGATAAAACCTGTCATCAAGCAGGACTTCAATATCATAGGTACCCTGAGAGATACTGACGGAAAAGGTGTGGCGAACGTCATCGTAAGCGATGGTTATAACTGCGTGAAGACTGATTCGCTCGGAAGATACAAGATGAAACGGGACAGTCTTGCCCGCTTCATCTACTACTGCGTGCCTGCCGACTGTGAGATTCCTACCCATTCTGCTACAGATCGCACGGCTTGCTTCTACCAGCCAGTATCCAAGAAAAAGAAAATATATGATTTCACCCTGAAAAGACTACCTGGAGGAAAGGAAATCAGTTATAAGATGATTGTCATCGGCGACCCGCAGGTTACCAATGCCTACAGTCCTTATTATACCTCGCCCACCGACAACCCCATCAAGAAGAGCGACGTAGAGCGATTTACCACCCAGACGATGGCAGATATCAGGCAAACTATCAAGAGTCTGCCTGCCGGGACTCCTGTCTATGGACTCAGCATGGGCGATGACGTACAGTATTACGGAGGATATAATGCCCACCTGGAGAGACAGATACGCCAAGCCTTGGGCTCATCGGAGATGCGCCTCTTCTCCGTCATCGGCAATCACGACCAGGACGGAAAGGCACTCTACAGACGTAAGTGGGAGGAAAACTTCGGACCTACCGACTACTCTTTCGACCGTGGCGATGAGCACTTTGTGTGCATCAACAACTGCTTCTTCTATCGTGGGAAGGCCTATTATTCACCAGGCGAACTGCGAGAGCGGCAGATGCGCTGGCTCAAGCAGGATCTCGCCCTCACGCCCAAAGACAAAAAGGTAGTACTCTGTTACCATATTCCTTTCACCTTCGGAAATGCACCTTTCGGCAAAGCCAAACCTCTTGGCATAGAGAATGAGAAGGGACATTATTCCTCCTCTCGCCTATCCCAACTCCTGGCACTCCTGCATCAGTTTGAGGGAGGATACGAACTCTTTTGCGGTCACACCCATTTCGCCTGCAACCATGAATTCCGCTACGAGGGCGAGGATGTGATGGAGCATTGTCATGCTGCAGCATGTGGTAATATCTGGCAATCCAACATAAATATCTGCGGTACACCAAACGGCTATTATGTCTATCAGTTCATTGGTACCCGCCTTACCGATTGCTATTATAAGGGCACATTCTGGGATAAGAACAAACAGATGACCATCTTCAGAGCACAAACCGACTTCAATGGAGAATCGTATGCTGAGGACTGGGGACTTTCCAAAGATAAAGATAAGAATATACTGGTAGCCAATGTCTTTAACGCCGACTCCCACTGGCGGGTTGTGGCAATAGAAGATGGCAAGGAATACCGGATGCACCGCATCAGCAGCAAAGGTCAGGATGCCTTTGCCGCTGGCTATCATCATAAATACAGCGAATCAGTATCCTATCGTTTTGTGAGCAAGGGCAACAGTTATCTGCTCATGAACCATCTGTATTATTATGTCCCAAAGAATCCAAATGCCAGAATAACAATCAAGGCTTCAGACCCTTATGGTCATACATTTACCGCAGAGAGTACCGAAGCGGTCAGTGAGCCTTTCTTCAATTACGCTCACTACTATGAGCAGGAGAATCAGGAATACAAGAAGGCAAGAAACTCCCTCTTGCGAGATTCTACCATAAATAGGCAGAAAGATTCGACACAAAGCAATCGACATACAAATACAAAGCTATAA
- the mutS gene encoding DNA mismatch repair protein MutS has protein sequence MANDNKGLTPMMRQFFEMKAKHPEALLLFRCGDFYETYCEDAIEASKVLGITLTRRNNGGSAGGAEMAGFPHHALDTYLPKLIRAGKRVAVCDQLEDPKKKRLEIKGKKGLSQMDKMVKRGITELVTPGVAMGDNVLNYKENNFLAAVHFGKASCGVSFLDISTGEFLTGEGTPDYVEKLMSNFQPKEVLYDRAMKQKFEQCFGTKYCTYELDDWVFTEQTARQKLLGHFKTKSLKGFGVEHLKNGIIASGAIMQYLEITQHTQINHITALSRIEEDKFVRMDRFTIRSLELVAPMQDDGSSLLNVIDRTVTAMGGRMLRRWLVFPLKDVRPINERLDIVEYFFKEPEFKQLMDDQLHRIGDLERIISKVAVGRVSPREVVQLQHALEAIQPIKVACQHAKNEALQRVGEQLNLCETLKERIAKEIQPDPPQLINKGDVIADGYNAELDDLRSISLHGKDYLLKIQEREIEKTGISSLKVGYNNVFGYYLEVRNTFKDKVPEDWIRKQTLAQAERYITQELKEYEEKILGADEKILILEAQLFNELIASMQEYIPQIQINANLIARMDCLLSFSKASEENHYVRPVIDDSEVLDIKQGRHPVIETQLPLGERYVPNDVLLDTEKQQIMMITGPNMAGKSALLRQTALIVLLAQVGCFVPAESARVGLVDKIFTRVGASDNISLGESTFMVEMTEAANILNNVSPRSLVLFDELGRGTSTYDGISIAWAIVEYLHQHKKAQARTLFATHYHELNEMEKNFPRIKNFNVSVKEVDGKVIFLRKLEPGGSEHSFGIHVAEIAGMPRSIVNRANVILKQLEDDNAGVGAAGKPNMQHLDEPKDGVQLSFFQLDDPVLSQIRDEILGLDINNLTPVEALNKLNEIKKILMGR, from the coding sequence ATGGCAAACGATAATAAAGGTCTTACGCCGATGATGCGGCAGTTTTTTGAGATGAAAGCGAAACATCCCGAGGCACTGTTGCTTTTCCGATGTGGTGACTTCTATGAAACTTATTGCGAGGATGCTATAGAGGCTTCCAAGGTGCTCGGTATTACCCTGACTCGTCGTAATAATGGCGGTTCGGCAGGTGGTGCTGAGATGGCTGGTTTCCCTCATCATGCACTCGATACTTATCTGCCTAAGTTGATACGTGCCGGCAAGCGTGTTGCTGTGTGCGACCAGCTGGAAGATCCGAAGAAGAAACGCTTGGAAATCAAGGGTAAGAAGGGGCTTAGCCAGATGGATAAGATGGTGAAGCGTGGCATTACGGAACTGGTGACTCCGGGTGTGGCGATGGGCGATAACGTCTTGAACTACAAGGAGAACAATTTCCTTGCTGCTGTCCATTTCGGAAAAGCTTCTTGTGGTGTAAGCTTCCTCGACATCTCTACGGGCGAATTCCTTACAGGGGAAGGTACTCCTGACTATGTGGAGAAACTGATGAGCAACTTCCAGCCGAAAGAAGTGCTTTATGATCGTGCCATGAAACAGAAATTCGAACAGTGTTTCGGAACTAAATACTGTACATACGAATTGGACGACTGGGTTTTCACCGAACAGACTGCCCGACAGAAACTCCTCGGTCATTTCAAGACCAAATCCTTGAAGGGTTTTGGTGTAGAACATCTGAAGAACGGTATCATTGCCAGCGGAGCCATCATGCAGTATCTGGAGATTACCCAGCATACCCAAATCAATCATATTACAGCACTTTCCCGTATTGAGGAGGATAAGTTCGTGCGTATGGACCGCTTTACTATCCGTAGTCTCGAACTGGTGGCCCCGATGCAGGACGATGGTTCGTCGCTTCTGAATGTCATCGACCGCACCGTAACGGCAATGGGAGGCCGTATGCTCCGTCGCTGGCTTGTCTTTCCGCTGAAAGATGTGCGTCCAATCAATGAACGACTCGACATCGTGGAATATTTCTTCAAAGAACCGGAGTTCAAGCAGTTGATGGATGATCAACTGCATCGTATCGGTGACCTGGAACGTATCATTTCCAAAGTGGCTGTGGGTAGAGTTTCGCCTCGTGAAGTTGTGCAATTGCAACATGCCTTGGAGGCTATCCAGCCAATCAAGGTGGCTTGTCAACATGCCAAGAATGAAGCCTTGCAGCGAGTGGGTGAGCAACTCAATCTCTGTGAAACGCTGAAAGAACGGATAGCAAAGGAAATCCAGCCGGATCCTCCGCAGCTTATCAATAAGGGCGATGTTATCGCTGATGGCTACAATGCAGAATTGGACGATCTGCGTTCCATTAGCCTGCATGGTAAGGACTATCTGCTCAAAATACAGGAGCGTGAGATAGAGAAAACAGGTATTTCCAGCCTGAAAGTGGGTTATAATAATGTATTTGGCTATTATTTAGAGGTGCGCAATACCTTCAAGGACAAGGTGCCTGAAGACTGGATTCGCAAGCAGACGCTTGCTCAGGCAGAGCGATATATTACTCAGGAACTGAAGGAATATGAAGAGAAGATTCTCGGTGCCGATGAGAAAATTTTGATTCTCGAAGCCCAACTCTTCAATGAACTGATAGCTTCGATGCAAGAGTATATTCCTCAGATACAAATCAATGCCAACCTCATTGCCCGTATGGATTGTCTTCTTTCCTTCTCGAAGGCATCGGAAGAAAACCACTATGTGCGTCCTGTCATCGACGATTCTGAGGTGCTCGACATCAAGCAGGGACGCCATCCTGTGATAGAAACTCAGTTGCCTTTAGGTGAGCGATATGTGCCAAACGATGTGTTGCTCGATACTGAAAAGCAGCAGATTATGATGATTACGGGTCCTAATATGGCCGGTAAATCTGCGCTTTTAAGGCAGACGGCCTTGATAGTTCTGCTGGCACAGGTAGGCTGTTTCGTACCAGCCGAGAGTGCAAGAGTAGGTCTGGTGGATAAGATATTCACCCGTGTGGGTGCCAGTGATAATATCTCGCTTGGTGAATCTACTTTTATGGTAGAGATGACCGAGGCTGCGAATATCCTGAATAATGTTTCTCCTCGTTCCCTGGTTCTATTTGATGAGTTAGGACGTGGTACTTCTACTTATGATGGAATCTCAATAGCTTGGGCTATCGTGGAATACTTGCATCAGCACAAGAAGGCGCAAGCACGTACGCTCTTTGCTACCCACTATCACGAACTGAATGAGATGGAAAAGAACTTTCCTCGCATCAAGAATTTCAATGTAAGCGTGAAGGAGGTGGATGGCAAGGTTATCTTCCTGCGTAAGTTGGAACCGGGTGGAAGTGAGCACTCTTTTGGTATTCATGTGGCTGAAATAGCCGGTATGCCTCGTAGTATCGTAAATCGTGCCAATGTTATACTGAAACAACTGGAGGATGACAATGCGGGTGTGGGTGCTGCCGGCAAACCTAATATGCAGCATTTGGATGAACCGAAGGATGGAGTACAACTCAGTTTCTTCCAGCTTGATGATCCGGTTTTGAGTCAGATACGCGATGAGATATTGGGTTTGGACATCAATAATCTCACACCGGTAGAGGCTTTGAACAAACTCAATGAAATCAAGAAGATTTTGATGGGAAGATAA
- a CDS encoding carboxypeptidase-like regulatory domain-containing protein yields MSFIKHIGMVVLALLIALPLSAQTSLSGMVRDESGKALGNVMVRAYNQHKKLKRYAQTNR; encoded by the coding sequence ATGAGTTTCATCAAGCATATTGGGATGGTTGTCCTTGCGTTGCTAATAGCCTTGCCTCTCTCTGCCCAAACCTCTCTCTCGGGAATGGTAAGGGACGAGTCGGGAAAGGCTCTTGGCAATGTAATGGTTAGAGCCTACAATCAACATAAGAAGTTGAAGCGTTACGCACAGACGAATCGATAA
- the rd gene encoding rubredoxin: protein MKKYVCDVCGWVYDPEVGDPEGGIAPGTAFEDIPDDWVCPLCGVGKDEFSPVEE, encoded by the coding sequence ATGAAAAAATATGTATGTGATGTTTGTGGCTGGGTTTATGACCCAGAAGTAGGCGACCCAGAGGGCGGTATCGCTCCAGGTACAGCATTTGAAGATATTCCAGATGATTGGGTTTGCCCACTTTGCGGAGTAGGAAAAGACGAGTTTAGTCCTGTTGAGGAATAA
- a CDS encoding GLPGLI family protein, whose translation MNKKIICLLLFVFPLLVRAQEISIGGSWANEPAKLGKNKTLDTSVMECIYNYRIIDHSIGDMREYYAILEIGDTVSKFENYGSYRLDSVLVGKQQMTNGEFLKTYNMYRPDFKEFLLENANTKRLSYYGKVSIDSYTYQEDIPQIDWVLSDSTKMICGYLCHQATAVFRGRNWIVWFCDIPKSVGPWKLNGLPGLILEAQSEDKEHTFTAISVRKSSSPIIVRDTEYFKTTRELFNKAVADYKSDPTKSWKNSPLAPKDMNGKTMPIPKRKLFYNPLEKE comes from the coding sequence ATGAATAAGAAAATTATTTGTTTGTTGCTTTTTGTGTTTCCTTTGTTGGTAAGAGCGCAGGAAATTTCAATAGGAGGTTCATGGGCTAATGAACCAGCAAAATTGGGTAAAAACAAAACATTAGACACAAGTGTTATGGAATGCATCTATAACTATCGTATTATAGACCATAGCATTGGAGATATGAGAGAGTATTATGCTATATTGGAAATAGGAGATACTGTTTCTAAATTTGAGAATTATGGTTCTTATAGGCTAGATTCTGTTCTTGTTGGAAAACAACAGATGACTAACGGAGAGTTTTTAAAAACCTATAATATGTATAGACCAGACTTTAAAGAATTCTTGTTAGAAAATGCAAATACAAAACGACTGTCTTATTATGGTAAGGTATCTATAGATAGTTATACCTATCAAGAGGATATACCTCAAATTGATTGGGTATTGTCTGATAGTACAAAGATGATTTGTGGATATTTATGCCATCAAGCAACAGCAGTTTTCCGTGGACGTAATTGGATAGTTTGGTTTTGTGATATACCGAAGAGTGTTGGCCCTTGGAAATTAAATGGCTTACCAGGACTAATTCTTGAAGCACAATCAGAAGATAAAGAGCATACTTTTACTGCCATTTCTGTCCGAAAGTCTAGTTCGCCAATAATTGTCAGAGACACAGAATATTTCAAGACTACTCGTGAGCTTTTTAACAAAGCTGTGGCTGATTACAAGTCTGATCCAACTAAGTCATGGAAAAATTCTCCTTTGGCTCCTAAAGATATGAATGGTAAAACGATGCCTATTCCGAAGAGAAAACTTTTTTATAATCCTTTGGAAAAGGAATAG
- the ychF gene encoding redox-regulated ATPase YchF gives MALKCGIVGLPNVGKSTLFNCLSSAKAQAANFPFCTIEPNLGVITVPDERLNKLAEIVHPGRIVPATCEIVDIAGLVKGASKGEGLGNKFLGNIRECDAIIHVIRCFDDDNIVREGGAKVDPLEDKSVIDTELQLKDLETIESQLAKQQKTAAAGNKDAKVMVTVLEAYKAELEQGKNARGVTFESKEEQKVAHDLFLLTTKPVLYVANVDEASAKSGNEYSKKVEEIAKEEGAECMVIAAKTEEDIASLETYEDKQMFLEELGLEESGVNRLIKKAYALLNLETFITAGEMEVKAWTYHKGWKAPQCAGVIHTDFEKGFIRAEVIKYDDYIQYGSEAAVREAGKLGIEGKEYVVQDGDIMHFRFNV, from the coding sequence ATGGCATTAAAATGTGGTATTGTAGGTCTTCCTAACGTGGGAAAATCTACATTGTTCAACTGTCTGTCTAGTGCAAAAGCACAGGCAGCTAACTTCCCTTTCTGTACTATCGAACCAAACTTGGGCGTCATCACCGTACCAGATGAGCGACTCAACAAATTGGCAGAGATTGTTCACCCAGGACGCATCGTCCCAGCTACTTGCGAAATCGTGGATATCGCAGGTCTTGTTAAGGGTGCCAGCAAGGGCGAAGGTCTTGGTAATAAATTCTTGGGAAATATCCGTGAGTGCGATGCAATCATCCACGTAATCCGTTGCTTCGACGATGACAATATCGTACGTGAGGGTGGCGCTAAAGTTGACCCATTGGAGGACAAGAGCGTTATCGATACAGAGTTGCAGCTCAAGGACTTGGAGACTATCGAATCCCAGCTCGCCAAGCAGCAGAAGACAGCTGCTGCAGGCAACAAGGACGCTAAAGTGATGGTTACCGTTCTGGAGGCTTACAAAGCAGAGTTGGAGCAAGGCAAGAACGCACGTGGCGTTACTTTCGAAAGCAAAGAAGAGCAGAAGGTGGCTCACGATCTCTTCCTCCTCACTACGAAACCAGTACTCTACGTAGCCAACGTAGATGAAGCTTCTGCCAAGAGCGGAAATGAATACAGCAAGAAGGTAGAGGAAATCGCTAAGGAAGAAGGTGCCGAGTGCATGGTTATCGCTGCGAAGACAGAGGAAGACATTGCATCTCTCGAAACCTACGAAGACAAGCAGATGTTCCTCGAAGAACTCGGATTGGAGGAAAGTGGTGTTAACCGCCTCATCAAGAAGGCATACGCTCTCCTGAACCTTGAGACATTCATCACTGCTGGTGAGATGGAGGTAAAGGCATGGACTTACCACAAGGGCTGGAAGGCTCCTCAATGTGCTGGCGTCATCCATACCGACTTTGAAAAAGGATTTATCCGTGCTGAGGTCATCAAGTACGACGATTATATCCAGTATGGTTCTGAGGCTGCTGTTCGCGAGGCAGGTAAACTCGGTATCGAGGGTAAGGAATATGTCGTTCAGGATGGCGACATCATGCACTTCCGTTTTAATGTTTAA